One part of the Amphiprion ocellaris isolate individual 3 ecotype Okinawa chromosome 24, ASM2253959v1, whole genome shotgun sequence genome encodes these proteins:
- the LOC111567325 gene encoding mitogen-activated protein kinase kinase kinase kinase 4-like isoform X1: MANDSPAKSLVDIDLASLRDPAGIFELVEVVGNGTYGQVYKGRHVKTGQLAAIKVMDVTEDEEEEIKLEINMLKKYSHHRNIATYYGAFIKKSPPGHDDQLWLVMEFCGAGSITDLVKNTKGNQLKEDWIAYISREILRGLAHLHAHHVIHRDIKGQNVLLTENAEVKLVDFGVSAQLDRTVGRRNTFIGTPYWMAPEVIACDENPDATYDYRSDLWSCGITAIEMAEGAPPLCDMHPMRALFLIPRNPPPRLKSKKWSKKFFSFIEGCLVKNYTQRPPTEQLLKHPFIRDQPNERQVRIQLKDHIDRTKKKRGEKDETEYEYSGSEEEEEDPPEQEGEPSSIVNVPGESTLRRDFIRLQQENKERSEALRHQQLLQEQQLREQEEYKRQLLAERQKRIEQQKEQRRRLEEQQRRERELRRQQEREQRRREQEDKRRIEEMDRRRKEEEERRRAEDEKRRNDREQEYIRRQLEEEQRHLEMLQEQLLREQAMLLEFKWRELEEQRKAERLHKRLQQEQAYLLSLQHESKQQPGDKTKPPSDHSKPPQTSTLPPDRALTTTPQAQVLHAAAVCAARGESPRAQTVPSDETDETCPSRPSNSPSPPLTETPTDCTPPQAEGLEPDRPSEPVSHPPQPIREADERYRKNIQGSPQIAPPPKQPPLPPRSSEPFSNGSSSEASAMHRPMEPQVQWSHLAALKSSNSAAPSPPPPPPVVARSQSFSESGGGVTSSFAQLHLRSQDPHHHHHHHPSPARTDPQPQPPLRHHPPQGQSGGEEVPPKVPVRTTSRSPVLSRRESPLPSQPGNQGGQRNAGGNVEQRPLWDRVEKLQSRPGSGSSSGSSNSSSQASPGDRFRPRCESPASSKSEGSPLQRPENVSKKQDEKNVARPTRPADLTALAKELRAVDDVRPPHKVTDYSSSSEESGTTDEDDDEEVDQEAGEESTSGAEDSRAGYPHGFRRRLSNGETESAKTMLVEDSESDQAITPSKDGTLVIRQSPADIKRLVSLSSSSPGSGHGQPPGHGLPEKNGFAGRIHHLPDLIQQSHHSPSSSTAIPSSSSSSSSPSSFPSSSSYASPAMSPQIPLDELTAVESQSESNSMSKHKSSSSFTPFIDPRLLQISPSSGSSLNNMAAFGQDGRLADPLRSDPSRKGSVVNVNPVNTRPPSDTPEIRKYKKRFNSEILCAALWGVNLLVGTESGLMLLDRSGQGKVYPLINRRRIQQMDVLEGLNVLVTISGKKNKLRVYYLSWLRNKILHNDPEVEKKQGWVNVGDLEGCVHYKVVKYERIKFLVLALKNAVEVYAWAPKPYHKFMAFKSFGDLVHKPLLVDLTVEEGQRLKVIYGSCSGFHAVDVDSGAVYDIYLPTHIQTSIQCHAIIILPNTDGIELLVCYEDEGVYVNTYGRITKDVVLQWGEMPTSVAYIRSNQIMGWGEKAIEIRSVETGHLDGVFMHKRAQRLKFLCERNDKVFFASVRPGGASQVYFMTLGRTSLMSW, from the exons GGACGACACGTCAAGACCGGACAGCTGGCTGCCATCAAGGTCATGGATGTCACTGAA gatgaagaggaggaaattAAACTGGAGATCAATATGCTGAAGAAGTATTCGCACCACAGAAACATAGCCACCTACTACGGCGCTTTCATTAAGAAGAGCCCCCCGGGACACGACGACCAACTATGG ttgGTGATGGAATTCTGTGGTGCTGGTTCCATCACAGACCTGGTGAAGAACACGAAGGGGAACCAGCTGAAGGAAGACTGGATCGCCTACATCTCCAGAGAAATCCTCAGA GGTCTGGCTCACTTACATGCCCACCACGTCATCCACCGCGACATCAAAGGCCAGAACGTCCTGTTAACCGAGAACGCTGAAGTTAAACTCG TGGACTTTGGTGTGAGCGCTCAGCTGGACCGGACGGTGGGTCGGAGGAACACCTTCATCGGGACTCCTTACTGGATGGCCCCCGAGGTCATCGCTTGTGACGAGAACCCGGATGCTACTTATGATTACAGA AGTGATTTGTGGTCTTGTGGTATCACAGCGATTGAAATGGCTGAAGGAGCACCAC cacTTTGTGACATGCACCCCATGCGTGCCCTCTTCCTCATTCCGAGAAACCCTCCACCTAGGCTCAAATCTAAAAAATG GTCCaaaaagtttttcagtttcatcGAAGGCTGTCTGGTGAAGAACTACACGCAGCGCCCGCCGACGGAGCAGCTGCTGAAGCATCCCTTCATCCGAGACCAGCCCAACGAGAGGCAGGTCCGGATACAGCTCAAAGACCACATTGACCGGACCAAGAAGAAGAGGGGCGAGAAAG ATGAGACGGAGTACGAGTACAGCGgcagtgaggaggaggaagaggatccCCCAGAGCAGGAGGGAGAACCCAG CTCCATCGTCAACGTGCCCGGTGAGTCGACTCTGCGCCGCGACTTCATCCGCCTGCAGCAGGAGAACAAGGAGCGATCGGAGGCTCTCCGtcaccagcagctcctccaggaGCAGCAGCTCCGAGAGCAGGAGGAGTACAAGAGACAGCTGCTGGCCGAGAGGCAGAAACGAATCGAGCAGCAGAAGGAGCAGAGGAGGCGGCTGGAGGAG CAACAGCGACGTGAACGCGAGCTGAGGAGGCAACAGGAACGCGAGCAGCGACGCCGCGAGCAGGAGGACAAGAGACGCATCGAGGAGATGGATCGTAGACgcaaagaagaggaggaacgcCGGCGGGCTGAAGACGAGAAGAGAAGGAACGATCGTGAGCAG GAGTACATCCGAcgtcagctggaggaggagcagcgacACCTGGAGATGCTGCAGGAGCAGCTGCTCCGTGAACAGGCCATGCTGCTG GAGTTCAAGTGGCGGGAGCTCGAGGAGCAGCGCAAAGCCGAGCGACTCCATAAGCGCCTGCAGCAAGAGCAGGCCTACCTGCTGTCGCTGCAGCACGAGTCCAAACAGCAGCCTGGCGACAAGACCAAACCCCCCTCAGACCATAGCAAACCTCCACAGACCTCCACTCTGCCCCCCGACAGAGCCCTCACCACCACCCCTCAAGCTCAGGTCCTCCACGCTGCCGCCGTTTGTGCAGCGAGAGGCGAGTCCCCCAGAGCCCAGACCGTCCCCTCAGACGAGACTGATGAGACCTGCCCCAGCCGGCCCTCTAACTCCCCCAGCCCCCCTCTGACTGAAACCCCCACTGACTGTACCCCTCCCCAGGCAGAAGGTTTGGAACCCGACAGGCCCAGCGAGCCTGTCAGTCATCCTCCTCAGCCTATCAGAGAG GCCGACGAGCGCTACCGTAAGAACATTCAGGGCTCCCCTCAGATCGCCCCTCCTCCCAAGCAGCCCCCTCTGCCTCCCCGATCCTCTGAACCGTTCTCCAACGGCAGCTCCTCCGAGGCCTCCGCCATGCACCGGCCCATGGAGCCCCAG GTCCAGTGGTCCCACCTGGCTGCTCTAAAGAGCAGCAACAGCGCcgccccctctcctcctcctcctccgcccgTGGTCGCTCGCTCCCAGTCCTTCAGCGAGTCCGGCGGCGGCGTCACCTCTAGCTTTGCACAACTACACCTGCGCTCCCAGGAcccccaccatcaccaccaccaccacccatcGCCCGCACGCACTGACCCCCAACCCCAACCTCCCCTCCGCCACCACCCTCCTCAGGGCCAGAGCGGCGGCGAGGAGGTCCCTCCCAAG GTACCGGTGAGGACAACATCCAGATCTCCCGTTCTGTCACGCCGAGAGTCTCCCCTGCCGTCACAACCTGGCAACCAGGGTGGACAGAGGAACGCTGGCGG TAACGTGGAGCAGCGCCCCCTGTGGGATCGAGTGGAGAAGCTTCAGTCTCGTCCGGGCAGCGGCAGCTCCTCCGGCTCCTCCAACTCCAGCTCCCAGGCCAGTCCAGGGGACCGCTTCAGGCCACGCTGTGAGTCCCCTG CCTCTTCTAAATCTGAGGGATCTCCTCTCCAGCGGCCTGAGAACGTTTCCAAAAAACAAGACGAAAAGAACGTCGCTAGACCTACTCGACCGGCC GACCTGACCGCTCTGGCCAAGGAGCTCCGTGCCGTCGACGATGTCCGGCCTCCCCACAAGGTCACCGACTACTCCTCCTCCAGCGAGGAATCAGGCACCACCGACGAGGACGACGATGAGGAGGTGGACCAGGAGGCGGGAGAGGAGTCCACCTCAGGGGCCGAGGACTCCAGAGCTGG ATATCCCCATGGCTTCCGCAGGAGGCTGAGTAACGGAGAGACGGAGTCTGCCAAGACCATGCTGGTGGAGGACTCGGAGAGTGACCAAGCCATCACACCCTCCAAGGATGGAACCCTGGTCATCAGACAG AGCCCAGCAGACATAAAGCGGCTGGTCAGTCTCTCGTCTTCTTCGCCTGGCTCTGGTCACGGCCAACCCCCCGGCCACGGCCTCCCTGAGAAAAACGGCTTTGCTGGCCGCATACACCACCTACCAGACCTTATCCAGCAGAGCCATcactccccttcctcctccacagccatcccttcctcctcctcctcctcgtcctccccttcctccttcCCCTCATCATCTAGCTATGCCAGTCCTGCAATGTCCCCACAGATCCCCCTGGACGAGCTCACTGCCGTAGAG TCCCAGTCAGAGAGCAACTCCATGTCCAAACACAAGTCTTCCTCTTCGTTCACTCCCTTCATCGACCCACGCCTTCTGCAGATATCCCCATCCAGCGGCAGCTCCCTCAACAACATGG CAGCGTTTGGGCAGGACGGACGCCTGGCCGACCCGCTGAGGTCTGATCCGTCCCGTAAAGGCTCTGTGGTCAATGTCAACCCGGTCAACACTCGTCCGCCGAGCGACACTCCGGAGATTCGCAAGTACAAAAAGAGGTTCAACTCTGAGATCCTGTGTGCAGCACTTTGGG GAGTGAATCTGCTGGTCGGGACAGAGAGCGGTCTGATGCTGCTGGATCGCAGCGGTCAGGGGAAGGTTTACCCTCTGATCAACCGCCGACGCATCCAGCAGATGGACGTCCTGGAGGGACTCAACGTCCTGGTCACCATATCAG GTAAGAAGAACAAGCTGCGAGTGTATTACCTGTCGTGGCTCAGGAACAAGATTTTGCACAACGACCCTGAAGTGGAGAAGAAGCAGGGTTGGGTCAACGTGGGCGACCTGGAGGGTTGCGTCCACTACAAAGTTG TGAAGTACGAGAGGATTAAGTTCTTGGTGCTGGCCTTGAAGAACGCTGTGGAGGTGTACGCCTGGGCGCCCAAACCCTACCACAAATTCATGGCCTTTAAG TCTTTTGGTGACCTGGTGCACAAGCCTCTGCTGGTCGACCTGACTGTGGAGGAAGGTCAGAGGTTAAAGGTCATCTACGGCTCCTGCTCAGGCTTCCATGCTGTGGATGTGGACTCTGGTGCCGTCTACGACATCTACCTGCCCACACAT ATCCAGACCAGCATCCAGTGCCACGCCATCATCATTTTACCCAACACTGATGGGATCGAGCTGCTGGTGTGTTACGAGGACGAGGGTGTCTACGTGAACACCTACGGACGCATCACCAAGGACGTGGTGCTGCAGTGGGGAGAAATGCCAACTTCAGTGG CCTACATTAGGTCAAACCAGATCATGGGCTGGGGTGAGAAGGCCATAGAGATCCGCTCCGTTGAGACGGGTCACCTGGACGGCGTCTTCATGCACAAGAGAGCTCAGAGACTCAAGTTCCTTTGTGAGAGGAACGATAAG
- the LOC111567325 gene encoding mitogen-activated protein kinase kinase kinase kinase 4-like isoform X2, which translates to MANDSPAKSLVDIDLASLRDPAGIFELVEVVGNGTYGQVYKGRHVKTGQLAAIKVMDVTEDEEEEIKLEINMLKKYSHHRNIATYYGAFIKKSPPGHDDQLWLVMEFCGAGSITDLVKNTKGNQLKEDWIAYISREILRGLAHLHAHHVIHRDIKGQNVLLTENAEVKLVDFGVSAQLDRTVGRRNTFIGTPYWMAPEVIACDENPDATYDYRSDLWSCGITAIEMAEGAPPLCDMHPMRALFLIPRNPPPRLKSKKWSKKFFSFIEGCLVKNYTQRPPTEQLLKHPFIRDQPNERQVRIQLKDHIDRTKKKRGEKDETEYEYSGSEEEEEDPPEQEGEPSSIVNVPGESTLRRDFIRLQQENKERSEALRHQQLLQEQQLREQEEYKRQLLAERQKRIEQQKEQRRRLEEQQRRERELRRQQEREQRRREQEDKRRIEEMDRRRKEEEERRRAEDEKRRNDREQEYIRRQLEEEQRHLEMLQEQLLREQAMLLEFKWRELEEQRKAERLHKRLQQEQAYLLSLQHESKQQPGDKTKPPSDHSKPPQTSTLPPDRALTTTPQAQVLHAAAVCAARGESPRAQTVPSDETDETCPSRPSNSPSPPLTETPTDCTPPQAEGLEPDRPSEPVSHPPQPIREADERYRKNIQGSPQIAPPPKQPPLPPRSSEPFSNGSSSEASAMHRPMEPQVQWSHLAALKSSNSAAPSPPPPPPVVARSQSFSESGGGVTSSFAQLHLRSQDPHHHHHHHPSPARTDPQPQPPLRHHPPQGQSGGEEVPPKVPVRTTSRSPVLSRRESPLPSQPGNQGGQRNAGGNVEQRPLWDRVEKLQSRPGSGSSSGSSNSSSQASPGDRFRPRCESPASSKSEGSPLQRPENVSKKQDEKNVARPTRPADLTALAKELRAVDDVRPPHKVTDYSSSSEESGTTDEDDDEEVDQEAGEESTSGAEDSRAGYPHGFRRRLSNGETESAKTMLVEDSESDQAITPSKDGTLVIRQSPADIKRLVSLSSSSPGSGHGQPPGHGLPEKNGFAGRIHHLPDLIQQSHHSPSSSTAIPSSSSSSSSPSSFPSSSSYASPAMSPQIPLDELTAVESQSESNSMSKHKSSSSFTPFIDPRLLQISPSSGSSLNNMAFGQDGRLADPLRSDPSRKGSVVNVNPVNTRPPSDTPEIRKYKKRFNSEILCAALWGVNLLVGTESGLMLLDRSGQGKVYPLINRRRIQQMDVLEGLNVLVTISGKKNKLRVYYLSWLRNKILHNDPEVEKKQGWVNVGDLEGCVHYKVVKYERIKFLVLALKNAVEVYAWAPKPYHKFMAFKSFGDLVHKPLLVDLTVEEGQRLKVIYGSCSGFHAVDVDSGAVYDIYLPTHIQTSIQCHAIIILPNTDGIELLVCYEDEGVYVNTYGRITKDVVLQWGEMPTSVAYIRSNQIMGWGEKAIEIRSVETGHLDGVFMHKRAQRLKFLCERNDKVFFASVRPGGASQVYFMTLGRTSLMSW; encoded by the exons GGACGACACGTCAAGACCGGACAGCTGGCTGCCATCAAGGTCATGGATGTCACTGAA gatgaagaggaggaaattAAACTGGAGATCAATATGCTGAAGAAGTATTCGCACCACAGAAACATAGCCACCTACTACGGCGCTTTCATTAAGAAGAGCCCCCCGGGACACGACGACCAACTATGG ttgGTGATGGAATTCTGTGGTGCTGGTTCCATCACAGACCTGGTGAAGAACACGAAGGGGAACCAGCTGAAGGAAGACTGGATCGCCTACATCTCCAGAGAAATCCTCAGA GGTCTGGCTCACTTACATGCCCACCACGTCATCCACCGCGACATCAAAGGCCAGAACGTCCTGTTAACCGAGAACGCTGAAGTTAAACTCG TGGACTTTGGTGTGAGCGCTCAGCTGGACCGGACGGTGGGTCGGAGGAACACCTTCATCGGGACTCCTTACTGGATGGCCCCCGAGGTCATCGCTTGTGACGAGAACCCGGATGCTACTTATGATTACAGA AGTGATTTGTGGTCTTGTGGTATCACAGCGATTGAAATGGCTGAAGGAGCACCAC cacTTTGTGACATGCACCCCATGCGTGCCCTCTTCCTCATTCCGAGAAACCCTCCACCTAGGCTCAAATCTAAAAAATG GTCCaaaaagtttttcagtttcatcGAAGGCTGTCTGGTGAAGAACTACACGCAGCGCCCGCCGACGGAGCAGCTGCTGAAGCATCCCTTCATCCGAGACCAGCCCAACGAGAGGCAGGTCCGGATACAGCTCAAAGACCACATTGACCGGACCAAGAAGAAGAGGGGCGAGAAAG ATGAGACGGAGTACGAGTACAGCGgcagtgaggaggaggaagaggatccCCCAGAGCAGGAGGGAGAACCCAG CTCCATCGTCAACGTGCCCGGTGAGTCGACTCTGCGCCGCGACTTCATCCGCCTGCAGCAGGAGAACAAGGAGCGATCGGAGGCTCTCCGtcaccagcagctcctccaggaGCAGCAGCTCCGAGAGCAGGAGGAGTACAAGAGACAGCTGCTGGCCGAGAGGCAGAAACGAATCGAGCAGCAGAAGGAGCAGAGGAGGCGGCTGGAGGAG CAACAGCGACGTGAACGCGAGCTGAGGAGGCAACAGGAACGCGAGCAGCGACGCCGCGAGCAGGAGGACAAGAGACGCATCGAGGAGATGGATCGTAGACgcaaagaagaggaggaacgcCGGCGGGCTGAAGACGAGAAGAGAAGGAACGATCGTGAGCAG GAGTACATCCGAcgtcagctggaggaggagcagcgacACCTGGAGATGCTGCAGGAGCAGCTGCTCCGTGAACAGGCCATGCTGCTG GAGTTCAAGTGGCGGGAGCTCGAGGAGCAGCGCAAAGCCGAGCGACTCCATAAGCGCCTGCAGCAAGAGCAGGCCTACCTGCTGTCGCTGCAGCACGAGTCCAAACAGCAGCCTGGCGACAAGACCAAACCCCCCTCAGACCATAGCAAACCTCCACAGACCTCCACTCTGCCCCCCGACAGAGCCCTCACCACCACCCCTCAAGCTCAGGTCCTCCACGCTGCCGCCGTTTGTGCAGCGAGAGGCGAGTCCCCCAGAGCCCAGACCGTCCCCTCAGACGAGACTGATGAGACCTGCCCCAGCCGGCCCTCTAACTCCCCCAGCCCCCCTCTGACTGAAACCCCCACTGACTGTACCCCTCCCCAGGCAGAAGGTTTGGAACCCGACAGGCCCAGCGAGCCTGTCAGTCATCCTCCTCAGCCTATCAGAGAG GCCGACGAGCGCTACCGTAAGAACATTCAGGGCTCCCCTCAGATCGCCCCTCCTCCCAAGCAGCCCCCTCTGCCTCCCCGATCCTCTGAACCGTTCTCCAACGGCAGCTCCTCCGAGGCCTCCGCCATGCACCGGCCCATGGAGCCCCAG GTCCAGTGGTCCCACCTGGCTGCTCTAAAGAGCAGCAACAGCGCcgccccctctcctcctcctcctccgcccgTGGTCGCTCGCTCCCAGTCCTTCAGCGAGTCCGGCGGCGGCGTCACCTCTAGCTTTGCACAACTACACCTGCGCTCCCAGGAcccccaccatcaccaccaccaccacccatcGCCCGCACGCACTGACCCCCAACCCCAACCTCCCCTCCGCCACCACCCTCCTCAGGGCCAGAGCGGCGGCGAGGAGGTCCCTCCCAAG GTACCGGTGAGGACAACATCCAGATCTCCCGTTCTGTCACGCCGAGAGTCTCCCCTGCCGTCACAACCTGGCAACCAGGGTGGACAGAGGAACGCTGGCGG TAACGTGGAGCAGCGCCCCCTGTGGGATCGAGTGGAGAAGCTTCAGTCTCGTCCGGGCAGCGGCAGCTCCTCCGGCTCCTCCAACTCCAGCTCCCAGGCCAGTCCAGGGGACCGCTTCAGGCCACGCTGTGAGTCCCCTG CCTCTTCTAAATCTGAGGGATCTCCTCTCCAGCGGCCTGAGAACGTTTCCAAAAAACAAGACGAAAAGAACGTCGCTAGACCTACTCGACCGGCC GACCTGACCGCTCTGGCCAAGGAGCTCCGTGCCGTCGACGATGTCCGGCCTCCCCACAAGGTCACCGACTACTCCTCCTCCAGCGAGGAATCAGGCACCACCGACGAGGACGACGATGAGGAGGTGGACCAGGAGGCGGGAGAGGAGTCCACCTCAGGGGCCGAGGACTCCAGAGCTGG ATATCCCCATGGCTTCCGCAGGAGGCTGAGTAACGGAGAGACGGAGTCTGCCAAGACCATGCTGGTGGAGGACTCGGAGAGTGACCAAGCCATCACACCCTCCAAGGATGGAACCCTGGTCATCAGACAG AGCCCAGCAGACATAAAGCGGCTGGTCAGTCTCTCGTCTTCTTCGCCTGGCTCTGGTCACGGCCAACCCCCCGGCCACGGCCTCCCTGAGAAAAACGGCTTTGCTGGCCGCATACACCACCTACCAGACCTTATCCAGCAGAGCCATcactccccttcctcctccacagccatcccttcctcctcctcctcctcgtcctccccttcctccttcCCCTCATCATCTAGCTATGCCAGTCCTGCAATGTCCCCACAGATCCCCCTGGACGAGCTCACTGCCGTAGAG TCCCAGTCAGAGAGCAACTCCATGTCCAAACACAAGTCTTCCTCTTCGTTCACTCCCTTCATCGACCCACGCCTTCTGCAGATATCCCCATCCAGCGGCAGCTCCCTCAACAACATGG CGTTTGGGCAGGACGGACGCCTGGCCGACCCGCTGAGGTCTGATCCGTCCCGTAAAGGCTCTGTGGTCAATGTCAACCCGGTCAACACTCGTCCGCCGAGCGACACTCCGGAGATTCGCAAGTACAAAAAGAGGTTCAACTCTGAGATCCTGTGTGCAGCACTTTGGG GAGTGAATCTGCTGGTCGGGACAGAGAGCGGTCTGATGCTGCTGGATCGCAGCGGTCAGGGGAAGGTTTACCCTCTGATCAACCGCCGACGCATCCAGCAGATGGACGTCCTGGAGGGACTCAACGTCCTGGTCACCATATCAG GTAAGAAGAACAAGCTGCGAGTGTATTACCTGTCGTGGCTCAGGAACAAGATTTTGCACAACGACCCTGAAGTGGAGAAGAAGCAGGGTTGGGTCAACGTGGGCGACCTGGAGGGTTGCGTCCACTACAAAGTTG TGAAGTACGAGAGGATTAAGTTCTTGGTGCTGGCCTTGAAGAACGCTGTGGAGGTGTACGCCTGGGCGCCCAAACCCTACCACAAATTCATGGCCTTTAAG TCTTTTGGTGACCTGGTGCACAAGCCTCTGCTGGTCGACCTGACTGTGGAGGAAGGTCAGAGGTTAAAGGTCATCTACGGCTCCTGCTCAGGCTTCCATGCTGTGGATGTGGACTCTGGTGCCGTCTACGACATCTACCTGCCCACACAT ATCCAGACCAGCATCCAGTGCCACGCCATCATCATTTTACCCAACACTGATGGGATCGAGCTGCTGGTGTGTTACGAGGACGAGGGTGTCTACGTGAACACCTACGGACGCATCACCAAGGACGTGGTGCTGCAGTGGGGAGAAATGCCAACTTCAGTGG CCTACATTAGGTCAAACCAGATCATGGGCTGGGGTGAGAAGGCCATAGAGATCCGCTCCGTTGAGACGGGTCACCTGGACGGCGTCTTCATGCACAAGAGAGCTCAGAGACTCAAGTTCCTTTGTGAGAGGAACGATAAG